The nucleotide sequence aaaataaaactgataTAAAGGCTTATATAAAAAATGTGTTCCAAATATTTAGCTGAACATCGTGAAAAAAGGAGCACTTCAAAACACTTTGCAGGAATTATAACACCAATACTTAACTTATCTAACACTCAAAATATGTAGGTGGGTACGTAATACCAAAATGATTTATCTTTTTTGTTTTACCCCACTTACCAACTGTCGTTCATTTATCTAAACAACATTGAGTGTATTGAAGTGTGCTGAAGAATTGTATCATAGGCTAAGTATGAGTTTGTTGATAGAATGAAAAGGTTGATAGAATTCGAAGATTGCGACACTTTCacgtcagagtaaaataaaCCCAAACATCGtaattttttcattcaaattcGTCGAAATATCACACCTCGTGCCCTAATTGGTAGCTTTGTTTAATGAAAATCAGTAAAAGGTAATCATTTTAAAACTAGTCATTATAAGCCCATTTTATTCTAGCATTATAGTATTTAGATATTCGAAATCCATCAACCTTATCGAGTTAAGTGAAGTCGTACTAAGGGCACTGAGACGAGATGACACTATCAGTGATACAGAGAACAATCGCACGTGTCTCTGTGACAGAAGGTAAGGTCAGATAAacatttttaggtaggtatgcgaAAAACCCAAATAAAAACGGGCAAAAATCTATGAATAAGTATATGTACTGCCTATAGTTAAACGCGAATACAAAACTAAAGTAGATCCATTTTTATAGGACACTATTGACATTAATTCACATATTGACTACTGGAAATTTATAGTCAAGATGCCTCCTTCATGCCTTaatgcctcgatagctcaacggttgaggagcggtctgaattccaaaaggtcggcggttcaaaccccatccgttgcactattgtcgtacccactacccttagttggaggggaaagggtaaTATCAGTCatattagcatggctaatattctttatgaaaaaaaaaaatgcattgcTTAAAGGTTGAAAATAACAGAATATTTCGTCTGAATAGTCTCCTAAAGACGTGTAGTCCTGTTGGCCCCGTTAGAGAAGCCTCTATGGGCGATTCCTCACTGTACGGTCCGGCTTTAGTGGATGCATAATTCTATGAAATTATATAGCACACTGTCTCGTGCTCTCTGTGTCGTCGGCAGCAAGTCTTCGACTGATGTCGGTCCGGCATCCAGTGTATAGTGTATACGCATGCAAAACTTCCATGTGTGCGTATGAGTGGCATGATCAGTGACCCTGGCCCGTACTCTGACGTGTCGAAATGGGTGAAATGAAGAATGTAGGTGTTGGTGTCGTGTCGTTGAGTACTGCCGGTGCCGAGCCGGAGCCAGGCTTTGCAATGAAGAAACGCCCTATCCTGACTATGAAGTTTCAGTGATATGCTTTACTTTAAGCCACCTGACTACACTACAAagatacattaattattatttattacttgcGGAGACTTTCTCGTTAATTATTACCAATAAACTGTCACACTTCAAAAATTACCTATTATGGTGGCCCTGATAGgcttgtaaataaaacaacaataacTGTACAAAACATGTATtctccttttttcttttttttataataaattacaaacTTAAAGCTAATAATACCACTTATAAATAGTTAATACTCCTTGGTCTATTGTTTTTCTTTCGTCTGTTCACTTTCAGCCTTTTCAGAGTCAATTGGTCGTAAAGACAACGGCCCGTGTTTCCAGTTTACAGGGTAGCCATGTATTTTCACATCGTCCCACCATAGCTGCTCGCCCTTAGCAAAGATGAGGTATACGACGTTTGTTATAACCAAAACTCCAAAGCACACCCAAAATGCTACACGCCACTCTTTTAGGGTTGactgtaaacaaaataaagataacatATTACTTTAAAAGTCAAATTTTCAGTCGCCGAATAATCTTTAACTGACAAGCCAATTATTCGTCCAAGCAAGCCAATTTAACTTTTTGATAAATTTCCAATACAAATACGATGTAAATGAcctcatttatattatttatacttatagtAATTGTTATTGCACACACCtgtcatataaaaaaaattcaagaaacaTATACAAAAGGTTccaaaggtggccttattgtTAAAGCAATATTTTACTGTAGGCAAGCTTCGGTAAAAGGATTTATCGACCAGTGATTTGAAATTGATGCCCATTAATTATCGGgttaaaagcaaaataatttaaaggCGGGACGTTTTCAGTTAACCTCAGTTTATTCATTGCAAATCTGTTACGACATGTGGACTAATTAAATCGTGTACTTTAAATTAAACTAGGTATTAATTATATCCATAGATGTAGGAGTCTATGATGCTGGCTCAGGAAAAAGCAGTACCTATAAGTAGAGCCCCCCACTAGACTTACAAACGGTACACGTGTCCTAAGACCGTGGAATGTGTACATAACTTCAAGGTATCTATTGTTTAGCAGTGGATATTTCTCGAGTGAAACAGTGACTGCCCTCAGTTATCAttattaaaaagtacctacagaGTTCGTAAAGATACGAGTATTTtctctaaaataataatgatttagcTAAAATTCagactgataagtgataacttcCATTTATCTAACTCCAAATAATAAGATTGAAAAACTGTCaggaaaatattatgataacagCTTATCAGCCCCCTTGGATGAAAATAAGCTTAACTGAAGCAGACACCGGGAACATCAAAAGGATTACGATTAGATGATATGACGTAGGCACTTCAAACAAGAGGGATTTGTTTATATCTAGGGGGGTGACTATGTAATATACTCACAAGAATAAGTTTTGATTTAAACTAGAAATTAGAGTATTTAGACGTCCATGGGAAATTAATAAGAAACTCAAATCGTGCCTACTCCCACCGCCAAATAAAGAGATGAAGAgatccgtaagagaaccagGGCAACCGAGATAGCTAAACATAGATTTAAGGATAAGGCAGGTATTCTTAGTCTTTGTGATATTGTTAGcagtaaagatttaaaaaaaaggcaacgggttgtgaagctgaagtttCAGGGCACATGATTagaaaaccgatagatgttgggatcccaaggtgctagaaatGCACTTCGTACtggaaagcgcagtgttggcAGACCCTTCAtcaggtggacagacgacatcgaAGAAGTCGCAGACAACCACTGAATTCAGGTGGTACAAGACCGTGACGTATGGAAGATTTTACAAGAAACTTATATCCATCAGCGAATATGTATcgattgacgatgatgataatgatgaaccCTATTGCAGCTGACGTTGGTGAAAAAATAACTTACTTTTACCCGCAAAAAGTGTCGTAAAACAGTTCAAGGCTACTACTACCTAAAATAAACCTATTCCAAACTTTTTACATgaacaatattttttgaatcGGATACTGAAGTCAATGTGATTGCACTTACATTTGGTGTTAGTAGACCAATCAAATAGGGTGTAATGATGCCAGATATTGCGGCAATACCGTTCACCATTGCAGTGGTAGTACCAGCATAGTTCGGCGTAATATCAAGAGCATTGATCTTCATGCCACTGTAGTAGGCACCCATCAACGTCATAGCAGCAATAAACCAAAACACTGCTAGTGTTGTATCACATCCCGAGTACGAAGCAAGGAGTATGCATATTCCTGGACCGGTTGCCGCTGAAATTCAGAAAACCAATAAAAGGATACTGCTCCAAAGGGAAAAAAATTAGAGCATACGCCTTTACGCCTAactgaagtaaaataaaattcacgtgggatttttttttttacaataagtCGACAAAAGCTTATCTTAAGATTGTAGTAAAAAGTAGAGCTTTAAATCCATGGAAGTAAGTACAAGGTACTTTAAAACATCAAGATAAAAGATGGTGGCTGCAAAGGAGATGTTCTGTTTGGCGACCATTTTATTGAAAGTATGCCTTTTTTTGTGTCAGTACTCTCTTATCACGCCTAGTCAAAAACCAAGTGAcgtatataattaattatttactattcaataatagtttattaattattatcagagcatcagctataataatataatttcattgCATTGCATTAGGTCACACATACTTCCACACGTCCTGTTTTATCGTATTTATCAAAAACCCATTTTGTTCAATGAGTCATTTTTAATCatacgcaaaaaaaaaatttagaaaaagaGAACTAGTGATACCAAACctcacaaaaattataataaatatttacctatagtAGTATAAATCTTTCTTGCATTTTGGATGCTGTGACACTTTCTCTTGATACAGAAATCACAAAGAAGTCCAAAGAAGAACGAAGCAATCCACATAGAGATGTAGGGCAAGGCAGACAGTAATCCAGCACGCTTGATGTTGAATTTCAGTACATCAGTCATGTATTTAGGCAAATCTGTCACCATCGTAAAGTAGCCCCAATCATGGCCGATCTAAAAATAAAGGTTGTAAGACAACAtgtggttattcaaggggtggatcaacaaattccttaaAGGCCTGCAACGTATTGGCAGTTTTTCTGATTTTGCATATGTTCATGGAGGACGATTATCACTTAGCATTGGGTGACCCACCTgtttgtttgctcgctatttttatttaaaaaaaaaagacgtgGCAAAAGACGAAAACTGGCGCAGACTTGGCGCGATCCTCGCACGGATACGGTGCGATGGTTTTTAATACATCAAGTCAATGAAAAGTACACAATATTTCTACAGTATAGGTATGTCTCGCCTAAGGATTTGCCACTTTTTATAGTTCTATAATTAGATATATTGATAGAGACACCACAGTTTTTAAGGCACATTCTGTActgtaaacaaaatattactcGAAGAAGAAAAGGGCAAGAAAGGCTAAATGTTCAAAACATTTGCATTTATTGTTTGCGAGACTACTAAGAAAGAttaagttagtttaaaatcCCAACCTGCTCTTATAGATCATGGTTCTCAGAAAAATAAACTTATGGAACTAGAAGATAAATAGCTATTTTACTCACACCAGCAATAATAAGGGACCAAAGAGGAATAGATCTTAATAACGCTTTCCATGGCACTGGATCCAATACTTGTTTTTCACTATGAATTAAGGCCTGCACATTTTCATTCAGGAACTTTTTCTCACTGTCCGATATATAAGGATGCGTGTTCGGTGTACTGTAGCAAAGAACAGTCTGGAACGAATAACCCATATACAATGTATTACTAACAATAAGACGTATAAAAGTAAaactaaagaaaatattattgtaaaaattgaTAAATCTTTACTGTCTTACTTTAAAATACGCAAATATCTTATTACATGTTCAAGTTTAACTAACGTTAATAGGCCTACTTTTAAAGATTTACTTATCAAGTTATTTGAAACAAAATTTGCATTTTGCTTACGCACTTGATTTGcataaattttattaagaatTTGAATATAACTGAGTTAAGGTTTAATCTTAAACATGCGGTAACACTATTAATGTACCTTCTTAGAGATTTTTTTCTCATATAATTGCTTTTTGTATAAAGGTCCCCAAGAATAACACATTCATTGATTTGATAATCGAAGAACACATTACAATATGAAGTATATTACGTAAATATATACTCATAACACCTACTTCTTTTGTGCATAAATATTATCACAGGCCCCCAAACACGTCACATTTGAAAACAATTTGTGGTTTTGATTTTCATCAAAGGGTCAATTACTCAATTGATCACTAACGTCATCTATTTTGATGAATAGTGACGATATTGACGAAGACTTGATTTCCGTGTTGCGAATATTTTGAATAGCAATTGTATTTGTGATGCGCAGAATCTATAGTTAATACGCACCGATGTtgtcatataatatttatatataagtacatattattataaatcttcGACAGTGAAAAAAGTTAGTCGGACAGACTAGAATCTATAACTTTACGAAAAcctcaatatttattattttgtagcaAGACAGTTATTTTCAGTTATTATAAGGAtgtgaaattattataagcGGTAATACTGGCTTAGTGGTTaacacttctaacttttcagagttatgtgcgtttttaacaATTAAATACTTTACACtagttttaacggtgaaggaaaatatcttgaggaaacctatacgcctgacagttctccaaaatgttctcataAAGGGGTGTAAggtctgtcaatccgcatttggccagtgtggtagactttGGCCTAACCTCTTCTTAATTTGACGAgatacccgtgctcagtagtgggccggttgatgatgatgaagatgatgaaataatattttaaaacaggcAATTACCCATAATGCAAACCACGCAAGACCGAAACCACCAAACAAGTAAAACACGTTTTCCCATGTCCCCGTATGCATAATAAGGCCGGAGAAATATGAACCAGCTATATTACCAATTTGGGCACCACCAAAAACAATAGCTCCCATGCGAGCTCTTTCTGTCTTCGGTGCCCATTTGGATATCATTGCCATAAGTGCCGGCATAGTTGGACCCTGGAACAAAAATGCTATATTGAACAAAAAGTATCAAATCATAGTAAAGAAGTACTACGCTCACTTTCATGAATTTCAAGAACAAATTATACCTAggctatgcccgcgactttgcccacGTTGActacataaacttaaaaacccTAACCCTTTGGGGTTTGAATTTCTACGGTCAAAAATACCTACTGtcctagcggatgtctacgtcgtaatacctaactatttgcacgctaaatttcagcctgatttgtccagtagtttgagctgtgcgttgatagatcattctgtcagtcagtcagtcagttaccttttccttttatatatttagataatatcATCAATACATAACATGATTCTACAGCGTAACCTTATATGCTTTAAGTGTtgaatcaattttattttgttcgaTCTGACTCGAATTGGTTTTGTTTTATACCTGCCGGTTTActtaatcacaaaaaaaattaatcaacgtAATGACCTTGTCTCACTCTTTAGGTACCGTAGTATCTAAGTAGATACATTCATGATAGCTTAGAGCCTTAGGTAGACTCCAATAAAACAGCAAGCTTAGTACAAGTTTCCACATCTCGACAAAGTTTATAGTATGACtttaacgtcaaagtaaaattgaCCAACTGGCCTTGTTGAGTTCATTCTACAGCCAATATAAATGGAAATTGCGAACCATGAAATGCATGCTTTCAAAACAAGGGGATATAGATTTGTTTTACTCTTATGTTAGATACTGGAAATCTATTAAAACTCGTTCTGAAGGGTACAGATTGTATTATTACCTCACCGAATCCTTCAATAACACGTAGAATAAATAAAGCCGTCGCGCCACCAGATTTGACAGCGTACGGCGTGATGAACGTACAAACAGCTGTCGATAACAACCCTCCTCCAAGCACCCATTTTCCTCCGTACCGCTCAGCGATCATTCCCCCAGGAATATGTGTTAAGACATAACCGTAGTAAAACGAACTCAGAATAAGACCCTGAGTTGCTTCGCTCCATTGAAAAAGTATGGGCTGAAAAAAAtgattgttatttatatatttatactcTATTGCACACAAGCAAAGTTAACATAAcgacaaacatacaaaatattaaagcgttaatttttatttacaatttttttcattaaataactttttcccaactttgtctgcgtggattttttCCGGTAAAACTAGCCTAGATGTAAAACCATCTACCTATCAGCGAAAATCCCATTAAAACCCGTTAAAATTGGTTCGAAGATAAGGTCGGTTAAAAAGACAGCTGTTAacataatgaaaaaatatagttatttcaaaatcagacataatataattaaataatataatttaacttCAACTTTAGTTACTTGCAAatgtatatgtaggtataagtcGTTCAATTTTTACAAATCTTTATTATATTGGCTGTGCTCTTCTTTTACTTCTTCTCttgcttttttatttcaaaacaaaGGAAATTCGTAAGCTTATAAAAACCAAGAAATAGAGAAATCGAAACTATTGCCTAAgatgataatttattattattattagttattacatacACGTGTCATGATGATTATCTTGTTATTAATTTATCACACAGTTTATCTAAATGGAATTCTGTTTTATTTCATTACCACCGACAAAAGGATAACTTATTCAGGTCAAAGTTACTATAACATTACGAGTGCGTTCGTTATTTTCAaatctttatatattttaacacgtttttattaACTTGCTTTCTTGTCGacctatttgtttgtttgtctgtctatccggaATAATTACCTTGTAATTGATATTAAACTAAATCCCGGTGAGCTCAAGGCAGGAAATTTCAAACATAGGTTAGCACGTTAGTAAAAACTAATAAACTCTTCATTAGATACCTATTGCATGCACCCGGTTTTAGGCAAATGGTTTTTATAGgtatttatgttaatttatCTACTTTTTACCTCTCACATTGTATTATGTTCTTTCAATACGTGCGCGCGACGTACATTTAGgcatatacatttacaatagCATGATTTCATTCCGCAATTTACAGGATGCTATGCTACCTAGTTTTAATAGCACTACAAATATGGGGATTTAGATAAAGTAGATAGAAGTAATTGCAGTATACCGTATTTACAAATCGAATTGGTTGAGTGTTTACTAGAAGCATTAACATCAAACTCTATATCT is from Maniola jurtina chromosome 14, ilManJurt1.1, whole genome shotgun sequence and encodes:
- the LOC123871670 gene encoding putative inorganic phosphate cotransporter isoform X1, which codes for MVISVNVGFAGSRKNNEMLSGWRLVLSKLFIIPQRYVFAIMALLAVANAYTMRVCLNLAITQMVKKTIAVEGDENWDPDACPDPNALANKTMRLSDYLFRQTGPILFQWSEATQGLILSSFYYGYVLTHIPGGMIAERYGGKWVLGGGLLSTAVCTFITPYAVKSGGATALFILRVIEGFGEGPTMPALMAMISKWAPKTERARMGAIVFGGAQIGNIAGSYFSGLIMHTGTWENVFYLFGGFGLAWFALWTVLCYSTPNTHPYISDSEKKFLNENVQALIHSEKQVLDPVPWKALLRSIPLWSLIIAGIGHDWGYFTMVTDLPKYMTDVLKFNIKRAGLLSALPYISMWIASFFFGLLCDFCIKRKCHSIQNARKIYTTIAATGPGICILLASYSGCDTTLAVFWFIAAMTLMGAYYSGMKINALDITPNYAGTTTAMVNGIAAISGIITPYLIGLLTPNSTLKEWRVAFWVCFGVLVITNVVYLIFAKGEQLWWDDVKIHGYPVNWKHGPLSLRPIDSEKAESEQTKEKQ
- the LOC123871670 gene encoding putative inorganic phosphate cotransporter isoform X2; the protein is MLSGWRLVLSKLFIIPQRYVFAIMALLAVANAYTMRVCLNLAITQMVKKTIAVEGDENWDPDACPDPNALANKTMRLSDYLFRQTGPILFQWSEATQGLILSSFYYGYVLTHIPGGMIAERYGGKWVLGGGLLSTAVCTFITPYAVKSGGATALFILRVIEGFGEGPTMPALMAMISKWAPKTERARMGAIVFGGAQIGNIAGSYFSGLIMHTGTWENVFYLFGGFGLAWFALWTVLCYSTPNTHPYISDSEKKFLNENVQALIHSEKQVLDPVPWKALLRSIPLWSLIIAGIGHDWGYFTMVTDLPKYMTDVLKFNIKRAGLLSALPYISMWIASFFFGLLCDFCIKRKCHSIQNARKIYTTIAATGPGICILLASYSGCDTTLAVFWFIAAMTLMGAYYSGMKINALDITPNYAGTTTAMVNGIAAISGIITPYLIGLLTPNSTLKEWRVAFWVCFGVLVITNVVYLIFAKGEQLWWDDVKIHGYPVNWKHGPLSLRPIDSEKAESEQTKEKQ